The Neisseria subflava genomic interval CACCAGCGTCTGCCGGTTCTGCGCCAGGGCGGGCCAGTCGGGCGCTTCGGCGTCGATTTTGCGGTGGCCGGTGATGAACATCGCGCCGTGCGCGTGGTCGCGGTGGGTGAGCGGGATGCCGGCGTAGGCGGCGGCGCCCAGTGCGGCGGTGATGCCGGGCACCACTTCAAACGGGATGCCCGCTTCGCGCAAGGCTTCCAATTCCTCGCCGCCGCGCCCGAACACGAACGGGTCGCCGCCTTTGAGCCGCACCACGCGTTTGCCCGCGCGGGCATGGCGCACCAGCAGGCGGTTGGTTTCCTCCTGCGGCACGCTGCCGCCGCCGGCGCGCTTGCCCACGCAGATTTTGTCGGCATCGCGCCGCACCAAATCCAGCACCGCATCCGACACCAGCGCGTCGTACAGCACCACGTCGGCTTCCTGAATGCGCTGCAGGCCTTTGAGCGTGAGCAGCCCGGCATCGCCCGGCCCCGCGCCCACCAGCGCCACTTCGCCGCTTTGCGGCCGCTCCCCGGCCAAATGCCGCCACACCAGCTGCCCGGCCTCGCGGCTGCGGCGGCTTTCCGCCAAACGCCGGAAGGCGGCGGAAGCAAACAGCCTTTCCCAGAAGCGGCGGCGCTGCGCCGTATTGCCGAGCCGCGCCTTCACGCGGCCGCGCCATTGCCCGGCAATCTGCGCCATCACGCCCAACCCCTGCGGCAGCAGGGCTTCCAGCCTCTCGCGCAGCAGCCGCGCCAGTACCGGCGCCTTGCCGCTGCTGGAAATGGCGATTTGGATGGGGTTGCGGTCGATAATCGAGGGGAAGATGAAGTTGCAGCGGGCGGGGTCGTCCACCGTGTTCACCAGCAGGCGGCGGCTCTGCGCGGCTTGGAACACCCGCTCGTTCAAATCGGAATCGTCGGTGGCGGCTACGGCGAGGAAGGCCGTGTCGAGCAGTTCAGGCGAGAACGAGTGCGCCGCCCACTCCACCCTGCCCGCGCCGTGCAGCGCGGCCACTTTCGGATGCAGCCTGCCCGCCGCAATGCGGACAACCGCGCCGCAGCGCAGCAGCAGGCGGATTTTGCGCAAAGCCACATGACCCGCTCCCACCACCAGCACGGGGCGGCCTTTCAAATCGGCAAACAGGGGGAAGTAGTCCATTTCCGTTCTCACTCTAAAACCGTGCGCCTATCATAGGCGAAGCGGCGGGGGGAACGGAAAGACTGATTTCGCCATTAGATAGAAGGAAAAATTATATGCGCGGCAACTTATTGTTGCTAAACATTTATTCTAAGCGCGTATCTTGAACGCCGGCCGAGGCCGCCCGCCCGGTTTCGGGTTTGCGCCCGCAAAACAGGCGGGGGCAGCCGTGCGGGCAACAGACTTCCTGCAAAACGGGAAATGCCGGAAGGGTAGGCTGCGGTTTGCCGCCGCGCAGGCAGGGTAAGGATGCCCAGGTTGCCGGAATCCAAATGTTTCAGCCGACCCGCCCGCCTCTTGCGGCCGGTTTGGGTTTCCGCCGGGCTTTTTGCTTTCAACCCCGGTTTGGATTTTCGCAAGAAGCCCGATATACGGAACCGTTTCAAACGCCGGGCGCGGGGCGGGAAATTGCGCCAAGAGACCTTTGCAAAAATCCCCCTCCACCCAACAGCCGAAGCCCAAACCCAAGCTTCCGGCTGTTTTTTGTTCCCAATTTCCCTTTTTTCTCCCTGGATACCTGATAATCAGGCATCCGGGCGCCTTTTAGGCAGCAACAGGCGCACTTAGCCTGTTGGCGGCTTTCAAAAGGTTCAAACACATCGCCTTCAGATGGCTTTGCGCACTCACTTTAATCAGCCCGAAATAGGCTGCCCGCGCATAGCGGAATTTACGGTGCAGCGTACCGAAGCTTTGTTCGACCACATAACGGGTTTTCGACAAATATCGGTTACGTTTGGTTTGCGCTTCCGTCAGCGGACGGTTGCGGCAGGCTTTGCGCATAATGCCGTCCAGCAACCGATGTTCTTTCAGATGTTGTCGGTTTTCCGCACTGTCATAGCCTTTGTCGGCATAGACGGTCGTATCTTCGGCTATACCTTCCAGCAAAGGCGACAGATGGTTGCACTCATGGGTATTGGCGGGGGTAATGTGCAGTTTCTCGATATAGCCTTCCGCATCTGTACGGGTATGTTGTTTGTAACCGAGTTTGTAGATGCCGTTTTTCTTTGTCCAACGGGCATCTTTATCTTTGCTCGGTGTGGTTTGGCCGCTGACTTGTCCTTCCTCATCCACTTCTATAGCCTGACGCTGTTTGCTGCCGGCGGTCTCAATAATGGTGGCGTCAATGACGGCGGCGGATGCTTTCTCTACTTTTAGGCCTTTTTCGGTCAGTTGGCGGTTAATCAGTTCCAGCAGTTCGGACAGGGTGTTGTCTTGCGCCGCCGGTTGCGGTAGCGGCATAAGGTGCTGTAATCGGGGATGCTCAGTTCGTCGAAACGGCAAAACAGGTTGAAGTCGATGCGGGTGATGAGGCTGTGTTCGAGTTCGGGATCGGAGAGGCTGTGCCATTGTCCGAGCAGGACGGCTTTGAACATGGATAGCAGTGGATAGGCGGGACGTCCGCGGTGGTCTCTAAGGTAACGGGTTCTTTGACGATTCAGGTATTGTTCGATCGGCTGCCAATCAATCACTTGATCCAACTTCAATAGTGGGAAGCGGTCGATGTGTTTGGCAATCATGGCCTGTGCGGTTTGTTGGAAGAAGGTGCTCATGAGAAATCCCCCTAAATGTCTTGGTGGGAATTTAGGGGATTGGGGGGATTTTGCAAAGGTGTCAGGCCGTCTGAAACCCAAAAAATTGGGGTTTCAGACGGCCTTTTTAGTAGAAATTTGTTTGGAATAATTTTAGGAAGTTTGGGTATAATTATTGTGGGGCTGGTAGCAAAAAAGCCCCATTGCAGTGGGGCTTTGTGCTGAAACCTTCCTAGAAAGGAGAGTTTCAATCATGAAACATACCACTCGCACGGGTCGTTCATGGCTGAGACTGCGAACAGTCGTTAAGATTATCTTAACCCTGTTCCTGCTTTTAGTCAATTAAACGGCTGAAAACAAAAAACTGTTTTTCAGTTTCCGCCTGTTTGTCATGAACAGGCGGTTTTTTATTGTTTAACGCTGATTCAAATGTAGGAAAGCGTTGCGTTGTTTACACCACAGGTTGAGAATGAAGCCTGCAAGACCTCAAACGGCGTATCGCCGTTCAAACTGCGGTGCGGCTTCACAGTGTTATAGAAATTAACAAAGCGGCACAACTCCTTTCGCCGGTGTTCCGGACTGTCAAACAACTGTTTCCCATGCCACATCTCCATCAGGGTGCGGATAACCCGTTCCGCCTTACCGTTGGTCTGCGGACGGGCAACCCGGGTAAACTTTTGACCAATCCCGTTCTCATAACAGGCTACACCGAAAGCATGGTTGGCCGAGCCTTTATATTCCGTACCGTTGTCGGAGTAAACGCACTCAATCAGGTATGGACAGGGATCAATCAGGTGTCCAGTCAGAAACTTGGCGGCACTGTCTGCAGTTTTGTCCGGCAAAATGGCGGAGTATAGCTCCCTTGAGAAATCGTCGATGGCGACAAACAGGTAATCCCGATTATCGGTGGCTTTCTGCCCTTTGAGCAGCGGCAGCCGTTTGGTATCGAGATGTACCAGCTCTCCGGGGTAGGATTTATTGTAGCGTTTGGCCTGCCTTTTGAGTTTTTCCTGAATGCCGCGTTCTACCTTGGCCAGGCGTTTCATTCCGTACTTTGCCTGTTTGAAACGGTTGTTGGTACTGGTTTGGGGTTTGAGCAGTCTGCCCCTTGCGGCTTTAAGTGCGCGGTAAATGGTGACGCGGCAGACTTGGTAGCGGCGTGCCAGGGAGGTGACGCTTTCCTTTTCCTGCGTGTAGGCCAGCCAAATGGCTTGGCGGTGGTGCGGGGTGAGACGGGTGTTTTTGTGCATGTTCATGTTTCAGTATTCTCCCGGAAATACTGTAAACAACGCTACTAGTTTCTACAATTCAAACAATCTGCAATCGCTTTGGCAATTTTGGCACTGGCGCCTTGGTGTTGCGAAATGAATTGCTCGGTGTGGCTGATCAGCTGTTGGCGCAGCGTTTCGTCGTCGAGGTATTGGCGCGTGGTTCTGTACCAGGCTTCGGTGGTTTCGACGCGGACGGCGGCTTTGGCTTCGACTGCGCCTTTACAGGCTTGGGCGAAGTTGTAATTGGAGTAGCCGAAGAGGGTGGGGACGCGGCAGGAGATGGGTTCGATAATGTTTTGGCAGCCGGCATCAACGAGGCTGCCGCCGACGAAGGCAATGTCCGCGCTAAGGTAGTAGGCGGCAAGCTCGCCCATGCTGTCGCCTATCCAAACTTGTGTATCGGGGGAAACGGGTTGTCCGTCGCTGCGTTTTTGCGCGGTATAACCAAGCGATTTGGCGGTATCGTAGGCCGTCTGAAAGTTTTCAGGGTGGCGCGGTACGATGACCAGTAAGGCATTGCCGCGGTAGCCCTGCCATGCTTTGAGGAGCAGCTCGGCTTCGTCTGTGCCTTTGTACACGCGTGTGCTGGCGCAGACGACGACGGGGCGTGAGCCGATGCGTTCTTTAAAGGCGACGGCAAGCGGGCGCGAGTCGTCGGGGGGCGCGATGTCGTATTTGGTGTTGCCGCAGACGTGGACGTTGGACGCGCCGATAAGGTGCAGGCGTTCGGCATCGGCGGCGGTTTGGGCAAAGCAGCCGGAGAGGCTCTGCATGGCAGGCTCGACCAGCTTGCGGATTTTGAGGTAGCCGCGTTGGGATTTTTCGGAGAGGCGTGCGTTGGCCAAAAAGAGGGGAATACCTGCTTCTTGGCAGCCGTGCATCAGGTTGGGCCAGATTTCAGTTTCCATCAAAATGCCGCAGATGGGGCGGTGTTCGGCTAAAAATCGGGCGACCCATTCGGATTTGTCGTAGGGCAGGTAACGGCATTGAGCATCGAGGAACAGGGATTGCGCGGTGGCGCGGCCGGTCGGCGTCATTTGGGTAATCAAAAACGGCGAGTCGGGAAAATGGCGGCGCAATGCCTGGACTAAAGGTTCGGCCGCACGAGTTTCGCCGACGGATACGGCGTGTATCCAAATCGGACGTTGTACGGGATTGGGATACGCCTGCCCGAAACGCTCGTCCCAATGCTCGAGATAGGCTGGGGATTTGAGGGCGCGGCGACGCAGGTGGCGGCGGATCAGGAAGGGGGCGAGGTGCCACAGCATGGCGTAAAGGCGGCGTATCATACTTACGGGTCTTGTGTCGGAATAGGCCTATTTTATCGGAAACTGAAACGGAAGATATAGCTTTGATGCGTGTTTTACGCAAAGGAAACAGGCCGTCTGAAAGGTTTCAGACGGCCTTTAATACAGGCATAAACGCGTTTACTTCACTTGCGCCATATATTTTTTCAGACGGCCTTTGCTTTGCATGGCGCGGTTTTCCATTTCATCGACAACGGCTTGTGCTTTGGCTTTGTTCACCGGTTTGCCGACCTGAATCACGCCGCTCATGTTCATCATGCGGTGCGGCGGGCAGGTATAGACGTACACGCCTTCTTTGTTGAGCTTGAGCGTGAAGTCTTTGCCGTCTTCGGAGAGGAAGTCGGCAACGCCGTCGGGCAGGGCTTTGCTTTGCACCCAGTGTCCGCTGTTAGTAGCTTTGAAGGTAACAGTGTCGCCGACTTTGGCGTTGACGTAGCCGGGCTCAAACACCATGCTGCCGTCTTTGCCGTTGTCGAGCATTTTGACTTCGTGGTTGGCGGCGTATGCGCCGAGGGAGGCGGTTAGCATGAGGAGGAAGAGGGATTTTCTCATGGAGGGAGTCCTTTCTAAGGATAAAAAATATGGGACGGGCTGATGAGTCGGAGAGGTAAACCTTGGGCTTACCGCCCTCTCCCTAACCCTCTCCCGCGGGAGAGGGGATAAGTTGCAGGGAGTTTGCAGGCCGGATGCTCAAATCTGACATTTGCAGGAGCGGTCAAGTTACGCACTCTGCCGCATCGGGCGGATAACGGGCAGGCCTTTGCTGTCGTATAAAAGTTCGATGTCCACTTTGTACAGCCTGCCGATCATGTCCGCCTGCAACACGTCCTGCGGCGCACCCTGCGCCTGTACTTTGCCTTCGCCGAGCAGAATCACGCCGTCTGAAAACTGCGCGGCGAGGCTCAAATCGTGCAAGACCATCAGCGTAACCAGATTGTGTTCGTGCGTGTATTGCACCACGCGCTCCAAGAGGTTCAACTGGTGGTGCATATCCAGCGCGCTGACCGGCTCGTCCAGCATCAGGATTTCGGGGCGGCGCAGCATGACTTGGGCAAACATCACGAGCTGCCGTTGTCCGCCGGAAAGCCGCATGACGTCGCGGTGTGCCAGATGGCCGATGCCCAGCTCCGCCATGATACTTGCGGCTTCGTGCAGCAGTTCGTCGCCGACGTGCATGTGCAGCGCGTCCATGCGGCCGAGCAACACGACTTCCAACGCGGTCAGCGAGGCTTCGGCGGCGGTGTCCTGCGGCATATAGCCTATGCGTTTGCGCCAGCTTTGCAGGTGGATTTTGCTCAAAACTTCGTCGCCGTAGCGGATGGTGCCTTTGTGCACCACTTCGCCGAAAATCGTTTTCATCAGCGAGGATTTGCCCGTACCGTTCGGGCCGAGCACGGAATAGACTTTGCCTTGTTCCAGCGTCAAATCGATACTGTCGGCGACCACATAATCGCCGCGCCGGATATGGACATTTTCAAGTTTCAACATTTCAGACGGCCTATCGTTTCGTTAATACAATCCAGAAGAAGAACGGCACGCCGACAAACGACGTAACGATGCCCACCGG includes:
- the waaA gene encoding lipid IV(A) 3-deoxy-D-manno-octulosonic acid transferase → MIRRLYAMLWHLAPFLIRRHLRRRALKSPAYLEHWDERFGQAYPNPVQRPIWIHAVSVGETRAAEPLVQALRRHFPDSPFLITQMTPTGRATAQSLFLDAQCRYLPYDKSEWVARFLAEHRPICGILMETEIWPNLMHGCQEAGIPLFLANARLSEKSQRGYLKIRKLVEPAMQSLSGCFAQTAADAERLHLIGASNVHVCGNTKYDIAPPDDSRPLAVAFKERIGSRPVVVCASTRVYKGTDEAELLLKAWQGYRGNALLVIVPRHPENFQTAYDTAKSLGYTAQKRSDGQPVSPDTQVWIGDSMGELAAYYLSADIAFVGGSLVDAGCQNIIEPISCRVPTLFGYSNYNFAQACKGAVEAKAAVRVETTEAWYRTTRQYLDDETLRQQLISHTEQFISQHQGASAKIAKAIADCLNCRN
- a CDS encoding ABC transporter ATP-binding protein, which translates into the protein MLKLENVHIRRGDYVVADSIDLTLEQGKVYSVLGPNGTGKSSLMKTIFGEVVHKGTIRYGDEVLSKIHLQSWRKRIGYMPQDTAAEASLTALEVVLLGRMDALHMHVGDELLHEAASIMAELGIGHLAHRDVMRLSGGQRQLVMFAQVMLRRPEILMLDEPVSALDMHHQLNLLERVVQYTHEHNLVTLMVLHDLSLAAQFSDGVILLGEGKVQAQGAPQDVLQADMIGRLYKVDIELLYDSKGLPVIRPMRQSA
- a CDS encoding integrase core domain-containing protein is translated as MNMHKNTRLTPHHRQAIWLAYTQEKESVTSLARRYQVCRVTIYRALKAARGRLLKPQTSTNNRFKQAKYGMKRLAKVERGIQEKLKRQAKRYNKSYPGELVHLDTKRLPLLKGQKATDNRDYLFVAIDDFSRELYSAILPDKTADSAAKFLTGHLIDPCPYLIECVYSDNGTEYKGSANHAFGVACYENGIGQKFTRVARPQTNGKAERVIRTLMEMWHGKQLFDSPEHRRKELCRFVNFYNTVKPHRSLNGDTPFEVLQASFSTCGVNNATLSYI
- the cysG gene encoding siroheme synthase CysG, which produces MDYFPLFADLKGRPVLVVGAGHVALRKIRLLLRCGAVVRIAAGRLHPKVAALHGAGRVEWAAHSFSPELLDTAFLAVAATDDSDLNERVFQAAQSRRLLVNTVDDPARCNFIFPSIIDRNPIQIAISSSGKAPVLARLLRERLEALLPQGLGVMAQIAGQWRGRVKARLGNTAQRRRFWERLFASAAFRRLAESRRSREAGQLVWRHLAGERPQSGEVALVGAGPGDAGLLTLKGLQRIQEADVVLYDALVSDAVLDLVRRDADKICVGKRAGGGSVPQEETNRLLVRHARAGKRVVRLKGGDPFVFGRGGEELEALREAGIPFEVVPGITAALGAAAYAGIPLTHRDHAHGAMFITGHRKIDAEAPDWPALAQNRQTLVVYMGTIKAAELSRELIAHGRAASTPAAVISCGTLPHQQVFSGSLAELPELAAQAAQPALLVIGETVALRQDLAWFGGQPDQQDEQGGRYVQPQPAAAAGQAA
- a CDS encoding plastocyanin/azurin family copper-binding protein: MRKSLFLLMLTASLGAYAANHEVKMLDNGKDGSMVFEPGYVNAKVGDTVTFKATNSGHWVQSKALPDGVADFLSEDGKDFTLKLNKEGVYVYTCPPHRMMNMSGVIQVGKPVNKAKAQAVVDEMENRAMQSKGRLKKYMAQVK